A window of Nitrospinota bacterium contains these coding sequences:
- a CDS encoding SUMF1/EgtB/PvdO family nonheme iron enzyme, producing the protein MKISAKQAAAVTFTVLFLAFHHTAHSSNGGVKPAPEGMALVPAGDFLMGSTQQEIDSMKKEFGGRVLYKDYPFETEMPKRKVKLKAFYIDIYEVTNRKYMEFIKQTGHAAPQHWSGGTYPADSPDNPVLYVNKEDAEAYAKWAHKRLPTEEEWEKAARGTDGRVFPWGNKFDPNMAATADSNLEFIEHGFCKVNTGNKVGLAPGDVSPYGAHDMAGNSREWTATLDPAHKDMAVLKGASWVDLNITARAAYRESVPVESRSHIITFRCVKDAE; encoded by the coding sequence ATGAAAATTTCGGCAAAGCAAGCGGCCGCGGTTACGTTCACTGTGCTGTTTTTGGCATTTCACCACACCGCGCATTCGTCAAACGGCGGGGTGAAGCCCGCGCCCGAAGGGATGGCATTGGTTCCCGCGGGCGATTTCCTGATGGGGAGCACCCAACAGGAAATCGATTCCATGAAAAAGGAGTTTGGCGGAAGGGTACTTTACAAGGATTACCCTTTCGAAACCGAGATGCCTAAAAGGAAGGTGAAGCTGAAAGCTTTTTATATCGACATCTATGAGGTGACCAACCGGAAATACATGGAGTTCATAAAACAAACCGGTCACGCCGCTCCCCAGCACTGGAGCGGCGGAACCTATCCCGCGGATTCTCCCGACAACCCCGTTCTGTATGTAAACAAGGAGGATGCCGAGGCCTATGCGAAATGGGCGCATAAGAGGCTTCCCACTGAAGAGGAGTGGGAGAAGGCGGCCCGCGGCACGGATGGCAGGGTGTTTCCATGGGGAAACAAGTTTGATCCAAATATGGCCGCAACGGCTGATTCCAATCTCGAGTTTATCGAGCATGGTTTTTGTAAGGTGAACACCGGAAATAAGGTTGGGTTGGCGCCGGGCGATGTAAGCCCTTACGGCGCGCACGACATGGCCGGGAACTCGCGGGAATGGACCGCCACGCTTGATCCCGCCCATAAAGATATGGCCGTGTTAAAGGGGGCCTCGTGGGTTGACCTCAATATAACCGCCCGGGCGGCCTACAGGGAGTCCGTTCCGGTTGAATCAAG
- a CDS encoding ABC transporter substrate-binding protein: MLPDSANDLGTMAIKNKETNTMIKFLKLSKTLLLNKRSKTLTQPTTESYPKMGIISQNILRLGPIFLSSFVLVFTLTAFSAGCSGGQENKTTKKSDIDEKNILGEMPDESVMDKRAKRESDFKDDLHDPSKTPLYDPSTAEKAPAEYGFGVRTEAQIEKERPRANKIAVLAPLVGDVEVFGKDTVDGAEMASDEINDHGGIRGQKYDLLVFDTKGTMDGARAGVNNFLHENVAAIIGAPTGEVSFSASKAINDNQLILISAGSRRRLGDTGPYYFRNTLNDNHAIKRLMEYVVAEKKIKKFALFTSLVNDYSVKLSAAFKLEIETNKAELTHELYLLSPEMSHVGQDEASIPAQLKKLKNNPPDAIIYTGDGAEGAQVIKEMRKMGLKIPMVGAEDLIVPEFTALGAAAAGTIVYGGFNEDSDNPRIKTFVANFKKKYNRMPSRVAALSYDAYYMLAKAVEKAKSLRPSHIRNALAEVKDYEGVTGKTTMDKNREAIKEPFLFEVKSKGNQYRFVAVKEPL; encoded by the coding sequence ATGCTTCCGGATTCGGCAAACGATTTAGGAACAATGGCAATAAAGAACAAGGAAACTAATACGATGATAAAATTTCTTAAACTTAGCAAGACGCTTCTCCTAAACAAACGGTCCAAAACCCTCACCCAACCAACTACGGAATCTTACCCCAAAATGGGGATAATAAGCCAAAATATTTTGCGTTTAGGCCCGATTTTTCTGTCTTCTTTTGTTTTAGTTTTCACGCTTACCGCTTTTTCAGCCGGATGCAGCGGCGGCCAAGAGAATAAAACGACCAAAAAATCAGATATTGACGAGAAGAATATTTTAGGGGAAATGCCGGATGAGTCGGTCATGGATAAAAGGGCGAAACGGGAAAGCGATTTCAAGGATGATTTACATGATCCATCCAAAACCCCCCTTTACGATCCTTCGACCGCGGAAAAAGCTCCAGCCGAATACGGTTTTGGCGTAAGAACCGAAGCGCAAATTGAGAAGGAACGGCCACGTGCGAATAAAATAGCGGTTCTTGCCCCATTGGTTGGCGATGTTGAGGTTTTCGGTAAAGATACGGTGGATGGGGCGGAAATGGCATCTGATGAAATAAACGATCACGGCGGTATCCGGGGCCAAAAGTACGATCTTCTGGTTTTTGACACGAAGGGTACCATGGACGGAGCGCGGGCCGGCGTTAACAACTTCCTCCATGAAAATGTCGCCGCCATTATCGGCGCTCCGACCGGAGAGGTAAGCTTTTCGGCCAGCAAGGCCATTAATGATAATCAACTGATTTTAATATCCGCCGGCTCGCGGCGGCGGCTGGGGGATACCGGACCTTACTATTTCCGCAACACTCTTAATGACAACCACGCGATAAAGCGGCTTATGGAGTATGTTGTCGCCGAGAAAAAGATTAAAAAGTTCGCGTTATTCACTTCGTTGGTTAACGACTATTCCGTCAAATTGTCGGCGGCGTTCAAACTCGAGATTGAGACGAACAAAGCCGAACTTACGCATGAGCTGTACCTCCTGTCGCCGGAGATGAGCCACGTCGGCCAAGACGAGGCCAGCATACCGGCGCAACTGAAAAAGCTCAAAAACAATCCTCCCGACGCGATCATTTACACCGGTGACGGGGCGGAAGGGGCCCAAGTGATCAAGGAGATGAGGAAGATGGGGTTGAAAATTCCCATGGTGGGGGCGGAGGATCTTATCGTTCCGGAATTTACCGCTTTGGGCGCGGCCGCCGCCGGGACGATTGTGTATGGCGGCTTCAATGAGGATTCGGACAATCCGCGCATTAAAACATTTGTGGCCAATTTCAAGAAAAAGTACAATCGCATGCCGTCGCGGGTGGCCGCTTTGAGTTACGATGCGTATTATATGCTGGCGAAAGCGGTGGAAAAGGCCAAGTCATTGCGGCCGAGCCATATCCGGAATGCCCTCGCGGAAGTGAAGGATTATGAAGGCGTGACCGGCAAGACCACCATGGATAAGAACCGCGAGGCTATCAAGGAACCGTTTCTTTTTGAAGTGAAAAGCAAGGGCAACCAGTACCGCTTCGTGGCCGTTAAGGAGCCACTATGA
- a CDS encoding SUMF1/EgtB/PvdO family nonheme iron enzyme produces the protein MVEIPAGDYKSGPSKKTVKVEKFSIDTNEVTNAQYKEFRKEFEIPAGKEKHPVAEISYFDAEAYCKAVGKRLPTRNEWEKAARGTDDREYPWGSKFEKGKANTLESEKNGTTPVGSYPKGASQYGVMDMAGNLWEWVDAWDSGEKKYRIAMGGSYFEDGDMSKVYTELKSIPDDQHEYMGFRCAK, from the coding sequence ATGGTTGAGATCCCTGCCGGGGATTATAAGTCCGGCCCAAGTAAAAAGACAGTTAAAGTGGAAAAGTTCAGTATCGATACTAACGAAGTTACCAACGCCCAATATAAAGAATTCAGAAAAGAATTCGAAATCCCCGCGGGAAAAGAAAAACATCCCGTCGCGGAAATTTCCTATTTCGATGCGGAAGCATACTGCAAAGCCGTTGGCAAAAGGCTTCCCACGCGGAACGAGTGGGAAAAAGCGGCGCGCGGCACGGACGACAGGGAATACCCGTGGGGTAGCAAGTTCGAAAAGGGCAAAGCCAATACGCTTGAATCGGAAAAAAACGGAACTACGCCGGTGGGCAGCTACCCCAAAGGGGCAAGTCAGTACGGCGTAATGGATATGGCCGGTAACCTGTGGGAATGGGTCGATGCCTGGGACAGCGGTGAAAAGAAATATCGCATTGCCATGGGAGGCTCCTATTTCGAGGACGGAGACATGTCGAAGGTCTATACCGAACTCAAATCGATTCCGGATGACCAGCATGAATATATGGGATTCCGCTGCGCCAAGTGA
- a CDS encoding cytochrome c, which yields MKMFVLTIMAVMSMASGVRAEEGQGEGERLYVKYCSGCHKLTDQTSKGPGFQGVTGRRTEAWIDKWLQNPKAMIESGDADAVMLKEKYRIAMPAIKIMADDKARREIINFLKENDKKVAQ from the coding sequence TTGAAGATGTTTGTATTGACCATTATGGCCGTCATGAGCATGGCCAGCGGCGTTAGAGCGGAGGAAGGCCAGGGGGAAGGGGAGCGGCTATACGTCAAATATTGCAGCGGTTGCCATAAGCTGACGGATCAGACCTCCAAGGGCCCGGGATTTCAGGGAGTGACGGGCAGGCGTACCGAAGCTTGGATTGACAAATGGCTCCAGAACCCCAAGGCAATGATTGAAAGCGGCGATGCCGATGCGGTTATGCTTAAGGAAAAATACAGGATTGCCATGCCAGCGATTAAGATCATGGCCGACGATAAGGCAAGGCGGGAGATCATCAATTTTCTGAAGGAAAATGACAAGAAAGTGGCTCAGTAA